DNA sequence from the Streptomyces sp. NBC_01497 genome:
GGACGGCCCGTGGTGCCCGAGGTGTAGCTGAGGGTGGCGAGGCTGTCGGGGGTGATCGCGGCGCGGCGCTCGGCGAGCACGTCGGGCCCGATGCCCGCGCCGGCCTCGCGCAGCCGGTCGAGCCCCCCGTCGTCCAGTTCCCACAGATGGGTCAGCGCGAGCTGCCGGCGCTCCTGCCGTACGAGGGCGGCCTGCGTGGCATCCTCCACGACGCAGGCGGCGGCCCCCGAGTCCTGGAGGATCCAGCGGGTCTGGAACGCGGACGACGTCGGGTAGATCGGCACCGTGACCAGGCCCGCGGCCCAGGCGGCGAAGTCGAGCAGCGTCCACTCATAGGTCGTACGGGCCATGATCGCGATCCGGTCGCCCGGCAGCAGCCCCTCGGCGACGAGCCCCCGCGCGACCGCGGCGACGTCCTCAGCGAACGCGGCGGCGCTGACGTCCTGCCAGCTGCCGTCGGGGAGCTTCCTGCTGACGACGACGGCGTCGGGGGCCTGGCGGACGTTCTCGTACGGGATGTCCGCGAGCGATCCGCCGCGCACCGGGGGCACGAAGGGCGCCACGGAGGCCTCCCGCACGGCCCCCTCCGACCGGACGACGTCGGGTGCGACGACGGCGTGCGCGGACAGCGGCGGCAGTGACGGGGGAAGCCCGGAGACGGCGGTGGACACGGGCGGCTCCTGGGGGTCGAGGGCGCTCTTGGGGGAGTGCCCGCACGCTGACCTTAAGCGGAAGCCGCCGCCGACGAACACCGGTACGGTGCGGCCGTGTCAGGGCGCTCGTCCCCAGGCCTGGTCAGGGCGCCGTGTCCTGGCGGTCCCACGCGCTCCACCGGGCCCCGGCCAGCAGGCTTCCCAGGCCGGTCCAGGCGAGGTTCATCAACGCGGAGGTGGCCTCCCGCGCGGTCGCGCCCTCCGTCTCGTTGGCCCATCCGGCCAGTTCCTCCGCCGCGCCGACCAGCGCGTGCGCGAGCGCCCCGAGGTGGCGGTCGCCGAACTCCGGCGGCCCCGGCGGCTCGGCGGGGCCGTGGACGCTGTGCGGCTGACGGGAGTTGAGGGACGGGCACGCCGTACGGGACGGGCGGGCCACCTCCGACGGGCGGGCCGCGCGGGCCGCCGCACCGATCAGGTCCCGTACGTACGCGACGAGTTGCCGGCGCACCTGATGGGCCTCCGCCGCGAACGGCTCGCCCCGGGTGTGCGCCTGGCGGTGCAGGACGGTCCAGCCGTCGGGGTGGCGCGTGGTGTGCTCGAAGAACGCCGAGAGCCCGGACCGCAGTTGGCACTCCGGTGCCAGCCCCGGATCGAGGGCCGCCCGCAGCGCCGTCATCAGCGCCTCCGCCTCCCGCCGGACGCACGCCGCGAACAGGTCTTCCTTGGAGTGCAGATAGAGGTAGACGAGCGGCTTGGAGACTCCTGCCGCCTCGGCTATGCCGTCCATGGACGCCGCCTGGTATCCGTAGCGGCCGAAGACGTGGACGGCCGCGTCCATCATCTGGCGCTCGCGCACCGCGCGCGGCATACGTCTGGCCCTGCCCGCCACCCCCTCACCACGGGGGCCTGCGGCGTCACCGTCACCGTCACCGGCAACGGCACCGGCACCGGCACCGGCACCGGCACCGGCACCAACCGTTGAACCGCCCGCGACGGACGGCCTCCTGCCTCCGCCGGTACCGCCCGCGTTCTCCACGCCCACCGCCCGGTTCCTCCGCCCACCGCCCGCCGCACCGCCCGGCAGAGGCCGGGTGGTGCGTGCTGTGGAGGCAAAGGTTACGGGCCTCCCCCAACACCCGGACGGGGAGGGAGAGGCCCGTGGGACCTGCGTGCTGACGGAACGTCACACGGCCGGCGACAGCTCCTTCTCGCGCGGCTCGGACGCGCTGCTCAGGTCGTCCACGGGGGACGCCGTCGCCGCGTCGTACGCCTCGCGGTCCAGGATGCCCTCCCGCGCGGCGACGATGACCGGGGCGACGATCTGGCCCGCGACGTTCGTGGCGGTGCGCATCATGTCGAGGATCGGGTCGATCGCCAGCAGCAGGCCGACGCCCTCCAGGGGCAGGCCGAGCGTGGACAGGGTCAGTGTCAGCATGATCGTCGCGCCGGTGAGGCCGGCCGTCGCGGCGGAGCCGATCACGGAGACGAAGGCGATCAGCACGTAGTCCTGGATGCCGAGGTGCACGTCGAAGATCTGCGCCACGAAGATCGCCGCGATGGCCGGGTAGATCGACGCGCAGCCGTCCATCTTGGTGGTGGAGCCGAACGGCACGGCGAAGGACGTGTACGTCTTCGGCACGCCGAGGCGCTCCGCCGCCTTCTGCGTCACCGGCATCGTGCCGACGGAGGAGCGGGACACGAACCCGAGCTCGATCGCGGGCCAGGCGCCCTTGAAGAACTGGATCGGGTTGACCTTGGCGACGGTGGCCAGCAGCAGCGGGTAGACGCCGAACAGCACCAGGGCGCAGCCCACGTACACGTCCGCGGTGAACGTGGCGTACTTGCCGATGAGGTTCCAGCCGTAGGAGGCGATGGCGTACCCGATCAGGCCGATCGTGCCGAGCGGGGCCAGCCTGATGACCCACCACAGCGCCTTCTGGAGCAGTTCGAGCACGACCTCGCTGAGTGTGAGGACGGGCTTGGCGCGCTCGCCGACCTGGAGGACCGCTATGCCGGCGACGGCCGCCATGAACACGATCTGCAGGACGTTCAGTTCACTGAACGGTGTGATGACGTCCGTCGGGATGATGCCGGTGAGGAAGTCGATCCAGGAGCCCGAGTGCTCGGGCAGCTTGCCGTCCTTCGGCGTGAGGTCGGTGCCGGAGCCGGGGTTGGTGATCAGGCCGATCGCGATGCCGATGGCGACGGCGATCAGCGACATGATCATGAACCAGAGCAGGGTCCTGCCGGCCAGCCTGGCCGCGTTGTTGACCTTGCGGAGGTTGGTGATCGACACCAGGATCGCGAAGAAGACGAGCGGCCCGACGGCCAGCTTCAGCAGCTGGACGAAGAGGTGCCCGACCTTGTCGAGCGTGGTGACGAGCCAGCCGATGTCCTGGCTGCGGGCGAGCCAGCCGAGCAGTGCCCCGAGGACGAGACCGGCGACGATCTGCGCCCAGAAGGGGACCTTGGGTAGGGACCGGTGACGGGGTTCTGCCGGACCGGTGGTGCCGGCTGCGGTGTTCGCGGACACGAACGCTCTCCTGACGTGGCGTGACGGGGGACGGGCTGGACAGGCTGGGTGGTCCGTCCCCGGCCGTCGCCCCCCGTGCCGCGCGGATCACGCACGGTCGTGCCCGGGATGCGCGGGACGCCGCTGTGCGGGCATGGCGGGACGGGGTGACGCCGGGGGGAGACCGGGGGT
Encoded proteins:
- a CDS encoding TetR/AcrR family transcriptional regulator; amino-acid sequence: MPRAVRERQMMDAAVHVFGRYGYQAASMDGIAEAAGVSKPLVYLYLHSKEDLFAACVRREAEALMTALRAALDPGLAPECQLRSGLSAFFEHTTRHPDGWTVLHRQAHTRGEPFAAEAHQVRRQLVAYVRDLIGAAARAARPSEVARPSRTACPSLNSRQPHSVHGPAEPPGPPEFGDRHLGALAHALVGAAEELAGWANETEGATAREATSALMNLAWTGLGSLLAGARWSAWDRQDTAP
- a CDS encoding dicarboxylate/amino acid:cation symporter yields the protein MSANTAAGTTGPAEPRHRSLPKVPFWAQIVAGLVLGALLGWLARSQDIGWLVTTLDKVGHLFVQLLKLAVGPLVFFAILVSITNLRKVNNAARLAGRTLLWFMIMSLIAVAIGIAIGLITNPGSGTDLTPKDGKLPEHSGSWIDFLTGIIPTDVITPFSELNVLQIVFMAAVAGIAVLQVGERAKPVLTLSEVVLELLQKALWWVIRLAPLGTIGLIGYAIASYGWNLIGKYATFTADVYVGCALVLFGVYPLLLATVAKVNPIQFFKGAWPAIELGFVSRSSVGTMPVTQKAAERLGVPKTYTSFAVPFGSTTKMDGCASIYPAIAAIFVAQIFDVHLGIQDYVLIAFVSVIGSAATAGLTGATIMLTLTLSTLGLPLEGVGLLLAIDPILDMMRTATNVAGQIVAPVIVAAREGILDREAYDAATASPVDDLSSASEPREKELSPAV